One region of Armigeres subalbatus isolate Guangzhou_Male chromosome 3, GZ_Asu_2, whole genome shotgun sequence genomic DNA includes:
- the LOC134226476 gene encoding DNA-directed RNA polymerase I subunit RPA1 — MTIDQNLDVNLDPTNLQFSVFSSQDIKRISVTKIVTQRSFDELGHAIPGGLYDAAMGPSGQGEVCATCVKDINHCDGHFGHIELYVPVFNPFFMKTVYNLLRIMCTDCYRLQIHDSTKSLLELQLQLVDAGYIVEAEEMEVFKQKVAMAPVSEMPEEVAYYTELLMKYPYNKLGNTKNSEAIRNAIVNVTLKDCIKKLCIHCKSPIRKCRMSNKRLAFSMTRTEMRAFYEKKGLNDVEDEKTKATNKIIFAEECQRYLYELYTNDGALLNLLFPILKHSAQSMKHPVDMFFMDVVPVQPPLVRPVRRVDGMEILEHQQTSILRNILMANATLRAILVMQKKEDGVGNEDSNTTTQVATEIKKVFDSAKGGSGYEKLYNAWIELQTNVDMSLDINMAVDRSKARGCGLKQIIEKKEGLVRMHMMGKRVNYAARTVITPDPNIGVDEIGIPITFAKRLTYPVPVTSWNVAELRKMVLNGPDTYPGANMLEDSNGQLSKISALNVTQRESVAKTLLTPHSSNDQGVKIVHRHLLNGDALLLNRQPTLHRPSIMAHKAKILSGEKIFRLHYSNCKSYNADFDGDEMNAHFPQSELGRSEAYNLVAVPHQYLVPKDGTPLGGLIQDHIVSAVKIFIRGKFFNRDDYQQLVFQALSNHRGDIDLLPPTILKPAKLWSGKQIISTIIKNIIPRKMPHINMIATAKLGNKHWQTEPACEWKAGGTPLTGNQMSESEVIIRNGELLVGILDKNHFGATPYGLVHCMYELYGGNCSTLLLSSLSRLFTYYLQWEGFTLGVKDILVQKTADKKRAKIIKACREIGHETAASALDLPPNTPADELNSKMEEAYAKNPRFRTILDRKFKTALDTFTNQINEACLPAGLISKFPENNLQLMVQSGAKGSTVNTMQISCLLGQIELEGKRPPLMISGKSLPSFASFETSPKSGGFIDGRFMTGIQPQDFFFHCMAGREGLIDTAVKTSRSGYLQRCLVKHLEGLNVHYDMTVRDSDNSIVQFMYGEDGMDISKAQFIETEKHLNFLDLNRDVIVRPEIKKLLANDDDLNDQIKKHVKKMKSWRKKHGDQRDKTRVSPFANYSSEHSEEIRAEMSDPDRLKSKSGRTRLTEKIVKKWRKEDVTVRNKYIKKNSSCPDPTFSLFRPDSCFGAMSEHLEQLVQGYNRSQSPLNDMDELMKVKLSGALAAPGEPVGLLAAQSIGEPSTQMTLNTFHFAGRGEMNVTLGIPRLREILMMASQRIKTPSMEIPFRTFKSQKKLHSAAERIRKTLNRVTVADVLEDIDVQSRLVLRPFRGMQHTVRFTFLPKDAYSHDYRVEPSEILKYMSGSFFKYMFRMIFRSAKSKNVLIEIEQEAKAKQSVPTENDEVVDNQEPNMSTRLEEDPDDSSDDDAGDNDGDADATDSKLKNKKSDEVGYDSEDDDDDDDEDKDENDLPDAGENSKQTGEGDPNNQENEENEVINEEDMEENLGDVDTALDFETIKLHVMKTNEVVRDFMFDRKHHRWCQLTFHMPLKYKNIDFTKILKEIAEKCVVWTVPNIRRAITYVQNDQLYLKTDGINISAMTKFYKSLDLDRIYSNDIYAVSQIYGIEAAARVIVKEVQNVFKVYGITINPRHLLLVADYMTADGTFKPMSRKGMESNVSPLQQISFESSIQFLKAAALKGIGDHLDSPSSRLIVGQLCKSGTGAFSVYSKL; from the exons ATGACGATCGACCAAAACTTGGATGTCAATTTGGACCCAACCAATTTGCAGTTTTCCGTGTTCAGCTCGCAGGACATCAAGCGGATCAGTGTGACGAAGATTGTGACGCAGCGGTCGTTCGACGAGCTGGGCCATGCCATTCCCGGCGGGCTGTACGACGCGGCGATGGGCCCCAGCGGCCAAGGCGAGGTGTGTGCCACCTGCGTGAAGGACATCAACCATTGCGATGGGCACTTCGGGCACATCGAGCTGTACGTGCCGGTCTTTAATCCGTTTTTCATGAAAACGGTGTACAATTTGTTGCGGATCATGTGTACGGATTGCTACCGGCTGCAGATCCACGACTCGACGAAGAGCTTGCTGGAGCTGCAACTGCAGCTGGTGGACGCCGGTTACATTGTGGAGGCGGAGGAAATGGAGGTGTTTAAGCAGAAGGTAGCAATGGCTCCAGTTTCGGAGATGCCGGAGGAGGTTGCGTACTACACCGAGTTGCTGATGAAAT ATCCTTACAATAAACTAGGAAACACGAAGAACTCGGAGGCTATTCGAAATGCAATCGTTAATGTTACGTTGAAAGATTGTATTAAAAAGCTGTGCATCCACTGCAAGTCTCCGATACGAAAGTGTCGAATGTCGAATAAGAGACTGGCGTTCAGTATGACCCGTACTGAAATGAGGGCATTTTA TGAAAAGAAGGGCTTGAACGATGTGGAGGACGAAAAAACAAAAGCCACGAACAAGATCATCTTTGCCGAGGAATGTCAACGCTATCTCTACGAGTTGTACACGAACGACGGTGCGTTGTTGAATCTGCTCTTCCCGATTCTGAAGCACAGCGCCCAATCAATGAAGCATCCGGTGGATATGTTTTTCATGGATGTGGTCCCGGTGCAACCTCCACTGGTGCGTCCCGTTCGTCGTGTCGATGGTATGGAGATCCTGGAACACCAACAGACCTCAATCCTACGCAACATACTGATGGCGAATGCTACGCTACGAGCGATTCTCGTTATgcaaaagaaggaagatggagtAGGAAACGAAGATAGCAACACCACGACTCAAGTGGCGACAGAGATAAAGAAGGTCTTTGATTCGGCCAAGGGTGGTTCGGGTTATGAGAAGTTGTACAATGCTTGGATTGAACTGCAGACTAATGTCGACATGTCTTTGGATATCAACATGGCTGTGGACAGGAGCAAGGCCAGAGGTTGCGGTTTGAAACAGATTATCGAAAAGAAAGAAGGCTTGGTAAGAATGCACATGATGGGAAAGCGAGTAAACTACGCCGCTCGAACGGTGATAACTCCGGATCCGAACATAGGAGTCGATGAAATTGGGATACCAATCACGTTTGCGAAACGGCTGACATATCCAGTTCCGGTGACTTCATGGAATGTCGCAGAATTAAGAAAAATGGTACTGAACGGCCCTGATACTTACCCTGGGGCAAACATGCTCGAAGATTCGAACGGACAGCTGAGCAAGATTTCGGCTTTGAACGTAACCCAAAGAGAGTCCGTTGCCAAGACTTTGTTAACACCCCATAGCTCAAATGATCAAGGCGTCAAGATCGTCCATCGGCATTTGTTGAACGGAGATGCGCTGCTTTTGAACCGACAACCAACTCTCCATCGACCCAGTATCATGGCCCACAAGGCGAAGATTTTGAGCGGTGAGAAGATCTTCCGTCTGCACTACTCAAACTGCAAGTCTTACAACGCCGATTTCGATGGCGATGAAATGAATGCCCACTTTCCGCAAAGCGAGCTGGGACGCAGCGAAGCGTACAACCTCGTTGCCGTTCCGCACCAATATCTCGTTCCGAAAGACGGTACTCCACTAGGAGGCTTGATCCAGGATCACATTGTGTCCGCCGTAAAAATATTCATCAGAGGGAAGTTCTTCAACCGCGACGACTACCAGCAGCTGGTCTTCCAAGCCTTGTCCAACCATCGCGGAGACATCGATCTACTCCCACCGACGATTCTGAAGCCTGCAAAACTTTGGTCCGGCAAACAGATCATTTCCACGATCATCAAAAACATAATCCCCAGAAAAATGCCACACATCAACATGATCGCAACGGCCAAACTCGGCAATAAGCACTGGCAAACGGAACCTGCTTGCGAATGGAAGGCTGGAGGCACTCCCTTAACCGGAAACCAAATGTCCGAATCGGAAGTGATCATTCGTAACGGAGAACTTCTTGTTGGGATCCTGGACAAGAACCACTTCGGTGCAACCCCGTACGGTCTGGTTCACTGCATGTACGAACTCTACGGTGGAAACTGTTCCACTCTACTATTATCATCCTTATCGCGACTGTTCACATACTACCTTCAATGGGAAGGCTTCACGCTCGGCGTCAAGGACATTCTGGTACAGAAAACAGCCGACAAAAAACGTGCCAAAATCATCAAAGCTTGCCGAGAGATCGGACACGAGACGGCTGCGTCAGCTTTGGATCTCCCTCCGAACACACCCGCCGATGAGTTGAACTCGaaaatggaggaagcctacgcCAAGAATCCTCGATTCCGGACGATCCTCGATCGCAAATTCAAAACCGCCTTGGACACCTTCACCAACCAAATCAATGAGGCGTGCCTTCCAGCCGGTTTGATTTCCAAATTCCCAGAAAACAACCTCCAGTTGATGGTACAATCCGGAGCAAAAGGTTCCACCGTCAACACGATGCAAATCTCCTGTCTACTGGGACAGATCGAACTGGAAGGAAAGCGACCCCCGCTGATGATCTCCGGCAAGTCGCTCCCAAGTTTCGCCAGCTTCGAAACCTCCCCCAAGTCGGGAGGCTTTATCGATGGGCGATTCATGACGGGCATTCAACCGCAGGACTTCTTCTTCCATTGTATGGCCGGCCGAGAAGGCTTGATCGATACCGCCGTGAAGACCAGTCGTTCCGGATATCTGCAGCGTTGTTTGGTGAAGCATCTCGAGGGGTTGAACGTCCACTACGACATGACCGTGCGCGACAGCGACAACAGCATTGTCCAGTTTATGTACGGAGAGGACGGCATGGACATCTCCAAGGCACAGTTCATTGAAACCGAGAAGCATTTGAATTTCCTGGATCTGAATCGCGACGTGATCGTTCGACCGGAGATCAAGAAGTTGTTGGCAAATGATGACGATCTGAACGATCAAATCAAGAAACACGTGAAAAAGATGAAGTCCTGGCGTAAAAAGCATGGAGACCAACGGGATAAGACTCGAGTTTCTCCTTTCGCTAATTATTCTTCTGAGCACAGTGAAGAAATACGTGCCGAGATGTCGGATCCGGATCGATTGAAATCGAAATCGGGACGCACTCGACTCACTGAAAAAATAGTCAAGAAATGGCGCAAAGAAGACGTGACCGTGAGGAACAAATACATTAAAAAGAATTCTTCCTGCCCGGATCCAACCTTTTCGCTGTTTCGTCCGGATAGCTGCTTCGGTGCCATGTCCGAGCACCTCGAGCAACTTGTGCAAGGTTACAACCGTTCGCAAAGCCCCCTAAACGACATGGACGAACTGATGAAGGTCAAACTTAGCGGGGCGCTTGCGGCGCCCGGTGAACCAGTCGGTTTGTTGGCAGCGCAGTCCATTGGGGAGCCCTCCACTCAGATGACCCTGAACACGTTCCACTTTGCCGGTCGTGGTGAAATGAACGTAACGCTCGGTATTCCACGTTTGCGTGAAATTCTTATGATGGCCTCGCAGCGCATCAAGACGCCCTCGATGGAGATTCCCTTCCGCACGTTCAAGAGTCAGAAAAAGTTGCACTCGGCGGCGGAACGGATACGGAAGACGCTCAACCGCGTGACGGTTGCTGACGTGCTCGAGGACATCGACGTGCAGTCCCGATTGGTTTTGCGCCCTTTCCGCGGAATGCAGCACACGGTGCGGTTCACTTTCCTGCCAAAGGACGCCTACTCGCACGACTACCGGGTGGAACCGAGCGAGATCCTCAAGTACATGTCCGGAAGCTTCTTCAAGTACATGTTCCGCATGATTTTCCGGTCCGCTAAGAGCAAGAATGTTCT AATCGAAATCGAGCAGGAAGCCAAAGCCAAACAGAGCGTACCAACCGAGAACGACGAAGTCGTGGATAACCAAGAACCTAACATGTCCACCCGGCTGGAGGAAGACCCGGACGACAGCTCGGATGATGATGCCGGCGACAACGATGGAGATGCCGATGCGACGGATTCCAAGCTGAAGAACAAGAAAAGCGACGAGGTGGGCTACGATTCGgaagatgatgacgacgacgatgatgaagaCAAAGACGAGAACGATCTGCCAGATGCCGGAGAGAACAGCAAGCAGACGGGAGAAGGGGACCCCAATAACCAGGAAAACGAGGAGAATGAAGTGATCAATGAGGAGGACATGGAGGAAAACCTTGGCGATGTCGATACCGCGCTGGATTTCGAAACAATAAAGTTGCATGTCATGAAGACAAACGAAGTGGTTCGTGATTTTATGTTCGACAGGAAACATCATCGTTGGTGCCAGCTGACGTTCCACATGCCTTTGAAGTATAAGAACATTGACTTTACGAAAATTTTGAAAGAGATTGCCGAGAAGTGCGTTGTGTGGACG GTTCCCAACATTCGTCGTGCCATCACCTACGTCCAAAACGATCAACTGTACTTGAAAACGGACGGAATCAACATCTCCGCGATGACCAAGTTCTACAAGAGTCTGGACCTGGATCGGATCTACTCGAACGACATCTACGCCGTCTCGCAGATCTACGGGATCGAAGCGGCTGCGCGGGTTATCGTGAAGGAGGTTCAGAATGTGTTCAAGGTTTACGGCATCACGATTAACCCGCGGCATTTGTTGCTGGTGGCGGACTACATGACCGCCGATGGGACGTTCAAACCGATGAGCCGCAAAGGCATGGAGAGCAACGTGTCACCACTGCAACAGATTTCGTTCGAATCGTCGATTCAGTTCCTGAAGGCGGCTGCACTGAAGGGAATCGGAGACCACTTGGATTCGCCGTCCTCGAGATTGATAGTGGGGCAACTGTGCAAAAGTGGAACCGGGGCTTTCTCCGTGTATAGTAAGCTGTAG
- the LOC134226477 gene encoding chromodomain-helicase-DNA-binding protein Mi-2 homolog encodes MASDEEIDESIAEEETGVDETGDTSLAAEDNSEDETLKSLAQAQDDDDDYEPEDNRSKKSKKGKKRKARGEEKRGRKKKKRKKNDSGEESDVRQSDDGGAAAADSDYERPKRSSREKKKGKEDKKEEKKGGADYNMPSIEEVCSTFDLTDVKIEYTDEDYDNLVTYKNFHQHVRPILQKENPKVPMSKLMMLVAAKWREFTEENPNLQNEEAEEREEDEPPPSPEYVPKSSRSRTKVEKRDDDMIYDDDDDDEEELERERTKKKKKGSSSAKKGKKPKVPTLKIKFGGRKKNVSSDEDQDASNGSERDSDAEFEKMLQQSEDKAEKEKEKAEADAAAQAEGGEPPIRKKAKTKIGNKSKRKGRSKKSRPEGEDGEFEHQDYCEVCQQGGEIILCDTCPKAYHLVCLDPELEDTPEGKWSCPTCETEGPADEDDDEHQEFCRICKDGGEMLCCDSCPSAYHTWCLTPPLDDIPDGDWRCPRCSCPPIPYKVAKILTWRWTDKPVDPNEPSTSKATPTRRREYFVKFADMSYWHCDWITELQLDVYHPLMYRFYIRKYDMEEPPKLEEMLDEEDGRYKRLLKMREGDQDETELEEKYYKYGVKPEWLMVHRVINHRTMRDGRTLYFVKWRDLAYDQCTWEEDDDEIPGLKNAVEYYLDLRANCNNEMGNSSSSKKSKKKNRKSRAKEVEDDDRISKRYTPPPDKPTTDLKRKFEVQPSYLDDTGMRLHPYQLEGINWLRYSWANDTDTILADEMGLGKTIQTATFLYSLYKEGHCRGPFLVAVPLSTIINWEREFETWAPDLYCITYVGDKDSRAIIREHELSFEEGAVRGGRASKIRASTLKFNVLLTSYEMVSFDSACLGSIEWAALVVDEAHRLKSNQSKFFKTLSNYSINYKLLLTGTPLQNNLEELFHLLNFLNKNKFNDLTTFQAEFADINKEDQVKKLHEMLGPHMLRRLKADVLKNMPTKSEFIVRVELSQMQKKYYKYILTRNFEALNPRGGGGACSLINIMMDLKKCCNHPYLFQAAVEEAPLGPGGSYEIQALTKAAGKLVLLEKMLKQLKEQGHRVLIFSQMTKMLDILEDFLEGFGYKYERIDGGITGTLRQEAIDRFNAPGAQQFCFLLSTKAGGLGINLATADTVIIYDSDWNPHNDIQAFSRAHRIGQANKVMIYRFVTRNSVEERVTQVAKRKMMLTHLVVRPGMGGKGANFTKQELDDILRFGTEELFKEDGKDEEAIHYDEKAVAELLDRSNKGVEEKENWANEYLSSFKVASYSTKEDVEEEVDTEIIKQDAENSDPAYWVKLLRHHYEQHQEDLSRTLGKGKRVRKQVNYTDGGVVQADPVKEDTTWQENVSDYNSDYSGNSDDQGDEDDEDGDLNRRSKRRIERGQAERDNRPLPPLLARVGGNIEVLGFNARQRKSFLNAIMRYGMPPQDAFNSQWLVRDLRGKSERNFKAYVSLFMRHLCEPGADNAETFADGVPREGLSRQHVLTRIGVMSLIRKKVQEFEHINGYYSMPELIKRPCEPVKNAAGEASETPKSATTSTSATPATSAAPSPAPTPVDKEDDTSTSAEDKTKKEASDEKKDDVKKEESDEKSESEKPEDKTDEKSESGETKADQDTKKEDETATDKKQEDAEVKSEESKEQAKSDKPKEEETKSATPAPVDAKKEDTEDDDVKITSDKKEEDKPIAIDDDDDDVVIVKDDDEEVKKPAAKPEPIEVHKRQFMFNIADGGFTELHTLWINEEKAAVPGREYEIWHRRHDYWLLAGIVTHGYGRWQDIQNDIRFAIINEPFKMDVGKGNFLEIKNKFLARRFKLLEQSLVIEEQLRRAAVLNLSQDASHPAMALNARFAEVECLAESHQHLSKESLAGNKPANAVLHKVLNQLEELLSDMKSDVSRLPATLARIPPVAQRLQMSERSILSRLAATGNTVQPNPPLTQFPAGFQGTSLPGFAAAAAAAANFANFRPTFSVPGQPAPSYPSSSGSSK; translated from the exons ATGGCTTCGGACGAGGAAATTGACGAATCCATTGCCG AGGAGGAGACCGGTGTGGATGAGACGGGTGACACCTCTCTGGCTGCGGAAGACAACTCCGAAGATGAGACGCTGAAAAGCTTAGCCCAGGCTCAGGATGATGATGACGACTACGAGCCTGAGGACAATCGTAGTAAAAAGAGCAAGAAGGGCAAAAAGCGGAAGGCCCGCGGCGAGGAAAAGCGAGGacgtaagaagaagaagcgaaAGAAGAATGACAGTGGGGAGGAGAGTGACGTTCGGCAGAGCGACGATGGAGGTGCTGCCGCGGCAGATTCCGACTACGAAAGACCGAAACGTAGCTCTCGTGAGAAAAAGAAAGGAAAGGAGGATAAAAAAGAGGAGAAGAAAGGCGGAGCCGATTACAACATGCCGTCGATTGAGGAAGTTTGCAGTACGTTTGATTTGACTGATGTTAAGATCGAATACACTGATGAGGACTACGATAACTTGGTCACTTACAAGAACTTCCATCAGCACGTTCGGCCTATATTACAGAAAGAGAACCCTAAAGTTCCCATGTCCAAGCTCATGATGTTGGTAGCGGCCAAGTGGCGAGAGTTCACCGAGGAGAATCCCAATCTTCAGAACGAAGAAGCCGAAGAACGGGAGGAGGATGAACCGCCGCCATCGCCGGAGTATGTTCCCAAATCGAGTCGCTCTAGGACTAAGGTCGAAAAGAGAGATGATGATATGATctacgacgacgatgatgatgatgaagaagAACTGGAGCGGGAGCGcaccaagaagaagaagaaaggttCATCGAGTGCTAAAAAGGGCAAGAAACCGAAGGTACCGACACTGAAGATCAAGTTTGGCGGACGAAAGAAGAACGTCAGCTCCGATGAAGATCAGGATGCCAGCAACGGATCGGAACGGGACTCAGACGCTGAGTTTGAGAAAATGTTGCAACAGTCTGAGGACAAAGCCGAAAAGGAGAAGGAGAAGGCAGAAGCCGACGCAGCTGCTCAGGCTGAGGGCGGCGAACCGCCGATTCGCAAAAAGGCGAAGACCAAAATTG GTAATAAATCGAAGAGAAAGGGACGTTCCAAGAAAAGTCGCCCGGAAGGTGAAGATGGCGAATTCGAACACCAAGATTATTGTGAAGTCTGTCAACAAGGAGGTGAGATCATCCTGTGTGACACCTGCCCAAAAGCTTACCATTTGGTGTGCTTGGATCCGGAACTGGAGGACACTCCCGAAGGCAAATGGTCCTGTCCGACTTGCGAAACCGAAGGACCTGCCGACGAGGATGACGACGAACATCAGGAGTTCTGTCGAATCTGTAAGGACGGCGGAGAAATGCTCTGCTGTGACAGTTGTCCATCGGCGTATCACACATGGTGTCTGACGCCACCGCTAGATGACATTCCCGACGGCGATTGGCGTTGTCCGAGGTGCAGTTGTCCACCCATCCCATACAAGGTTGCAAAGATACTCACTTGGAGATGGACCGACAAACCAGTTGACCCCAACGAGCCGTCGACTTCGAAGGCAACTCCTACGCGCCGTAGAGAGTACTTCGTAAAGTTCGCTGACATGTCATACTGGCATTGTGATTGGATCACAGAACTGCAATTGGACGTGTATCACCCGCTAATGTACCGTTTCTACATTCGTAAATATGACATGGAGGAGCCACCTAAACTAGAAGAAATGCTTGACGAAGAGGATGGTCGTTACAAGCGTTTGCTCAAGATGCGTGAAGGTGACCAAGACGAAACAGAACTCGAGGAGAAGTACTACAAGTATGGTGTTAAGCCGGAATGGCTGATGGTCCACCGGGTCATCAATCACCGAACAATGCGAGACGGTCGAACACTGTACTTCGTCAAATGGCGTGATCTGGCCTACGATCAATGTACTTGGGAAGAAGACGATGACGAAATTCCTGGTCTTAAGAACGCGGTCGAATACTATCTCGATCTTCGAGCTAACTGCAATAATGAAATGGGAAACAGCAGCAGTAGTAAGAAGAGCAAAAAGAAGAACCGCAAGTCCAGAGCTAAGGAAGTTGAAGACGACGATCGGATTTCCAAACGTTACACGCCGCCTCCAGACAAACCAACAACGGATCTGAAACGTAAATTCGAAGTGCAGCCTTCATACTTAGACGATACCGGAATGAGACTGCATCCCTATCAGCTGGAAGGTATAAATTGGTTGCGTTACTCTTGGGCCAACGATACTGACACCATTCTGGCGGACGAAATGGGTCTTGGAAAAACCATCCAAACGGCAACGTTCCTTTATTCCTTGTATAAGGAGGGTCATTGTCGTGGACCTTTCCTGGTGGCGGTTCCGCTCTCAACTATCATTAACTGGGAGCGTGAGTTTGAAACGTGGGCTCCGGACCTATACTGCATTACCTACGTCGGAGATAAGGATTCCCGTGCGATAATCCGCGAGCATGAACTGTCGTTCGAAGAGGGTGCAGTTCGCGGTGGGCGAGCCTCCAAAATTCGGGCCAGCACGCTCAAGTTCAATGTTTTGCTGACGAGTTACGAAATGGTATCGTTCGACTCTGCCTGTTTAGGatcgatcgagtgggctgcctTGGTAGTAGATGAAGCTCATCGACTGAAGTCGAATCAAAGCAAGTTTTTCAAGACGTTGTCCAACTACAGCATCAACTATAAATTACTGTTGACTGGTACGCCGTTGCAGAACAATCTGGAGGAGCTGTTCCACTTGTTGAACTTTTTGAACAAGAACAAGTTCAACGACTTGACTACGTTCCAGGCTGAGTTTGCCGACATCAACAAGGAAGATCAG GTGAAAAAACTGCACGAGATGTTGGGACCGCACATGTTGCGTCGTCTCAAGGCCGATGTGTTGAAAAACATGCCCACCAAATCCGAGTTTATCGTCCGTGTCGAGTTGTCGCAAATGCAAAAGAAGTACTACAAATACATCCTGACCCGCAACTTTGAAGCTCTGAACCCAAGGGGTGGTGGCGGAGCCTGTTCTCTGATCAACATTATGATGGACCTGAAGAAATGCTGCAACCATCCGTATCTGTTCCAAGCGGCTGTCGAGGAGGCTCCGTTAGGCCCAGGCGGTAGCTACGAAATCCAAGCTCTAACAAAAGCGGCCGGTAAGTTGGTCCTGTTGGAGAAAATGTTGAAACAACTGAAAGAGCAGGGCCATCGTGTGCTTATCTTCTCTCAAATGACGAAGATGTTGGACattttggaggatttcctggaagggTTCGGCTACAAGTACGAGCGCATCGATGGCGGTATTACGGGAACACTCCGACAGGAAGCCATCGATAGATTCAACGCTCCAGGAGCGCAGCAATTCTGCTTCCTTTTGTCAACCAAGGCCGGTGGTTTGGGTATCAATTTGGCCACTGCGGACACCGTCATCATCTACGATTCGGATTGGAATCCTCACAACGATATTCAGGCGTTCTCGCGTGCTCATCGAATTGGTCAGGCCAATAAAGTTATGATCTATCGGTTCGTAACGAGGAATTCCGTGGAGGAGCGGGTGACGCAGGTGGCCAAGCGAAAAATGATGTTGACTCATTTGGTGGTACGACCGGGAATGGGTGGCAAAGGAGCCAACTTTACCAAACAAGAACTGGACGATATTCTTCGATTTGGCACGGAGGAACTTTTCAAAGAGGACGGTAAAGACGAGGAGGCCATCCACTACGATGAAAAGGCCGTCGCCGAGTTGCTCGATCGTTCCAACAAAGGTGTGGAAGAGAAGGAAAACTGGGCCAACGAGTATTTATCATCGTTCAAGGTGGCATCCTACTCGACGAAGGAAGATGTCGAGGAGGAAGTCGACACAGAAATCATCAAACAGGATGCGGAAAATTCAGATCCAGCTTATTGGGTCAAATTACTGCGACATCACTACGAACAACATCAAGAAGATCTGTCGCGCACACTCGGCAAGGGCAAACGTGTTCGCAAGCAGGTCAACTACACGGATGGCGGAGTGGTGCAGGCCGACCCGGTCAAGGAGGATACCACCTGGCAAGAAAATGTATCCGACTACAATTCCGATTATTCTGGCAATTCGGATGATCAGGGCGACGAGGACGATGAAGATGGAGATCTGAATCGTCGCAGTAAGCGGAGAATCGAACGGGGTCAAGCCGAAAGGGACAATCGCCCGCTTCCCCCACTATTGGCTCGGGTTGGCGGCAACATTGAAGTCCTTGGCTTCAACGCTCGCCAGCGAAAGAGTTTCCTGAATGCGATCATGCGGTACGGAATGCCTCCACAAGACGCATTCAACTCTCAGTGGCTGGTTCGGGACTTGCGTGGAAAATCAGAACGAAACTTCAAAGCCTACGTTTCATTATTTATGCGACATCTTTGTGAACCTGGAGCCGATAATGCGGAAACCTTTGCCGATGGTGTACCGAGAGAGGGCCTTAGCCGGCAACATGTCCTGACCAGAATCGGTGTCATGTCGTTGATTCGCAAGAAGGTTCAAGAGTTTGAACACATCAATGGCTATTACAGCATGCCGGAGTTGATCAAGAGGCCATGCGAGCCGGTGAAAAATGCGGCTGGAGAAGCTAGCGAAACTCCAAAGTCGGCCACGACCAGTACGAGTGCTACTCCGGCCACCAGCGCAGCCCCTAGTCCTGCTCCGACACCGGTTGATAAGGAGGATGATACCAGCACTTCTGCCGAGGACAAGACTAAGAAAGAAGCATCCGACGAGAAAAAAGACGatgtgaagaaagaagaatcgGATGAGAAATCCGAATCGGAGAAACCGGAGGATAAGACTGACGAAAAGTCAGAATCTGGAGAGACGAAAGCCGATCAGGACACGAAAAAAGAAGACGAAACAGCAACAGATAAGAAACAAGAAGACGCTGAAGTTAAATCGGAAGAATCCAAAGAACAAGCCAAGTCCGATAAACccaaggaagaagaaaccaAGAGCGCAACTCCCGCTCCTGTGGACGCCAAGAAGGAAGATACCGAGGACGATGATGTCAAGATCACGTCGGACAAGAAGGAAGAGGATAAACCGATCGCgattgacgatgatgatgacgatgtggTGATTGTCAAAGATGATGACGAGGAGGTCAAGAAGCCGGCCGCAAAGCCAGAACCAATCGAAGTGCATAAGCGACAGTTTATGTTCAACATTGCTGACGGAGGATTTACCGAATTGCACACTCTTTGGATCAATGAAGAAAAAGCGGCCGTTCCCGGACGGGAGTATGAAATCTGGCACCGTCGACACGATTACTGGCTGCTAGCCGGTATCGTCACTCATGGTTATGGTCGCTGGCAGGACATCCAGAACGACATCCGGTTCGCGATCATCAACGAACCATTCAAGATGGACGTTGGCAAGGGCAACTTCCtggaaattaaaaacaaattcctTGCCCGACGCTTCAAGCTACTGGAACAGTCCCTCGTCATCGAGGAGCAACTGCGGCGAGCTGCCGTGTTGAATCTTTCTCAGGATGCTAGCCATCCGGCTATGGCACTGAATGCTCGCTTCGCCGAAGTCGAATGCCTTGCTGAGTCCCATCAGCATCTGAGCAAAGAATCTCTGGCTGGAAACAAACCGGCCAATGCCGTCCTACATAAGGTGCTAAACCAACTGGAGGAACTGCTTTCCGACATGAAGAGCGATGTTTCACGTCTaccggccaccctggcccgcaTTCCACCCGTTGCTCAACGGCTGCAGATGTCCGAACGGTCGATTCTTTCTCGCCTGGCGGCCACCGGAAACACCGTTCAGCCAAATC CACCCCTGACACAGTTCCCGGCTGGTTTCCAAGG